The following are from one region of the Thermococcus cleftensis genome:
- a CDS encoding YbjN domain-containing protein: MTDIETQVLEWLRTGREDAADIVDLPWEVKAVGESVYVAEHPKMPFTLVVMFSDEFVHLVIPTSLETYGLGDEDRLYVYHTLLELNDRIYMMKFSLGRPNDVVNIRVDLDKKTLGKEEFNDALTALAIGLLSGVSALGLEEEFVERIFDRIVVMLLERIQKGYTYEQLMEFLTIKVGLAEKDAKELLDAVLEAVEEEPAGEDG, translated from the coding sequence GTGACTGATATTGAAACGCAGGTTCTTGAGTGGCTCAGGACGGGCAGAGAAGATGCCGCCGACATAGTTGATCTCCCCTGGGAGGTCAAGGCGGTTGGAGAGTCCGTGTACGTTGCCGAGCATCCCAAGATGCCTTTCACCCTCGTGGTCATGTTCTCCGACGAGTTTGTTCACCTTGTGATCCCCACGAGCCTTGAAACCTACGGCCTGGGCGATGAGGACAGGCTCTACGTTTACCACACCCTCCTTGAGCTGAACGATAGGATATACATGATGAAGTTCAGCCTTGGGAGGCCCAACGACGTTGTTAACATCCGTGTTGACCTCGACAAGAAGACCCTTGGCAAGGAGGAATTCAACGACGCCCTGACTGCCCTGGCGATTGGCCTTCTCTCGGGAGTTTCCGCCCTCGGACTCGAGGAGGAGTTCGTTGAGAGGATATTCGACCGCATCGTCGTCATGCTCCTTGAGAGGATTCAGAAGGGCTACACCTACGAGCAGCTCATGGAGTTCCTCACCATCAAGGTCGGGCTTGCGGAGAAGGACGCCAAGGAACTTCTCGACGCCGTTCTTGAAGCTGTGGAAGAAGAGCCTGCCGGGGAAGATGGTTGA
- a CDS encoding ORC1-type DNA replication protein, whose protein sequence is MDDNYLDSIFEKYLHAKKIFKNKEVLRHSYTPKELPHRREQIEELAHILVPVLRGETPSNVFVYGKTGTGKTVTIKFVTEELKKISDKYRIPVDVIYINCEIVDTQYRVLANIVNYFKDESGVEVPLVGWPTDEVYARLKEVIDARERFVIIVLDEIDKLIKKSGDDILYSLTRINTELSRAKVSIIGISNDLKFKEYLDARVLSSLSEEEVVFPPYDANQLRDILLQRAKDAFNEGVLDDGVVPLCAALAAREHGDARRALDLLRVAGEIAEREGASKVTERHVWKAQEKIEQDTMEEVIKTLPLHSKVLLYAIVLLDENGELPANTGDVYSVYMSLCDHIDLEPLTQRRVSDLINELDMLGIINAKVVSKGRYGRTKEIRLNVTPYKVKNIYRHDPQLQTLLTISMSRQRRLL, encoded by the coding sequence ATGGACGACAACTACCTCGATTCGATCTTCGAGAAGTATCTCCACGCCAAGAAGATATTCAAGAACAAGGAAGTGCTCAGGCATAGCTACACTCCCAAGGAGCTTCCCCACAGGCGCGAGCAGATAGAGGAGCTGGCTCACATTCTAGTTCCCGTCCTGCGCGGTGAGACGCCTTCAAACGTTTTCGTGTACGGGAAGACTGGAACGGGTAAGACCGTCACCATAAAGTTCGTCACAGAGGAGCTGAAAAAGATATCCGACAAGTATCGGATTCCCGTCGATGTCATCTACATAAACTGCGAGATAGTGGATACCCAGTACCGCGTTCTGGCCAACATCGTGAACTATTTCAAAGACGAGAGTGGTGTGGAGGTTCCTCTCGTCGGCTGGCCGACAGACGAGGTTTACGCGAGACTGAAGGAGGTTATAGATGCGCGTGAGCGCTTCGTCATAATAGTCCTGGACGAGATTGACAAGCTCATCAAGAAGAGCGGCGACGACATACTCTACTCCCTCACGAGGATAAATACCGAGCTGTCCAGGGCCAAGGTTAGCATAATCGGCATCTCCAACGACCTAAAGTTCAAGGAGTATCTCGACGCACGTGTTCTCTCGAGCCTGAGTGAGGAGGAGGTTGTCTTTCCGCCTTACGACGCCAACCAGCTCAGGGATATTCTCCTCCAGCGTGCCAAAGATGCCTTCAACGAGGGCGTTCTCGACGACGGTGTCGTTCCCCTCTGTGCCGCCCTGGCCGCTCGCGAGCATGGTGATGCGAGAAGGGCCCTTGACCTGCTCCGCGTTGCGGGTGAGATAGCGGAGCGCGAGGGGGCTAGTAAAGTAACGGAGAGGCACGTCTGGAAGGCCCAGGAGAAGATAGAGCAGGACACGATGGAGGAGGTCATAAAAACCCTTCCCCTCCACTCGAAGGTTCTCCTCTACGCCATCGTTCTCCTCGACGAGAACGGCGAGTTGCCTGCCAACACCGGCGACGTTTACTCGGTTTACATGTCCCTCTGCGACCACATAGACCTCGAGCCCCTCACCCAGAGGCGCGTCAGCGATCTGATAAACGAGCTCGACATGCTTGGCATCATCAACGCCAAGGTCGTCAGTAAGGGCCGCTACGGCAGGACGAAAGAGATACGGCTCAACGTAACACCTTATAAGGTGAAGAACATATACCGCCACGACCCGCAGCTCCAGACCCTGCTCACGATTAGCATGTCCCGCCAGAGGAGGCTGCTCTGA
- a CDS encoding DNA-directed DNA polymerase II small subunit → MGLIEDLMTNRYLITPSAYYLLADGYKRDFTLAELIKFAKARGTFVIDSSIAREFLEMKGGVPLEVPSPSEPQPSAETGEGILEDSGGVVEYREEQSHSVDSAGDSASLSEISDVGEDSADRSGTLISTGNAEEILSKTPSFSQLEQEKSHFFGGESSISTGTSVSETSSDESGEGVAEVSGEVLPVEDVRTENSSTESDVLLEDNPLENSSQGPLVAENEYANGSGYGDSEEYYENGNGVKPKIVYGDYGVPIAYVGDEVLEEEKSYSVYRDVVITPREGFVYRAREIPDDWELVFDVKDVKFEVPKVKSAASKEGEIIVKVYADYFKSRLRKMRRILRENPELGSVIDIGKLSYVGGDEEVTIIGLINSKKETAKGFMFEVEDNTGIIKVFINRNNEESRKFFQIMPDSVVAFRGRYSRRGLFFADKIFLPDVPKFKREKPPLEEKVYAILLSDIHVGSNKFCEKAFERFLEWLNGEVNNRKEEELVSRIKYMIIAGDVVDGIGIYPGQYNELAIPDIFDQYEALTNLLRNVPDHITTFIGPGNHDAARTALPQPGFYDEYARPLKRLKNAVIISNPAVIRLHGRDFLIAHGRGIEDVVTALPNRSHHRPAEAMLDLLKLRHLAPTFGEKVPIAPDPEDTLVIESVPDLFQAGHVHVMEYRIYNGVFLINTGTWQAQTEFQKMVNIVPTPARVPIIDVETARLRAVVRFDQFCEGV, encoded by the coding sequence ATGGGCCTGATAGAGGACTTAATGACAAACCGCTATCTAATAACTCCTTCCGCCTACTATCTTCTCGCCGACGGCTATAAGAGGGACTTCACGCTCGCCGAGCTGATAAAGTTTGCCAAGGCTAGGGGAACCTTTGTAATAGACTCCTCCATCGCAAGGGAGTTCCTCGAGATGAAAGGGGGCGTTCCATTGGAAGTTCCCTCTCCCTCCGAGCCGCAGCCGTCCGCCGAAACTGGTGAGGGAATCTTGGAGGATTCTGGTGGTGTGGTTGAATATCGGGAAGAACAATCCCATTCTGTGGATTCGGCCGGGGATAGTGCTTCGTTGTCAGAGATCAGTGACGTCGGGGAAGATTCGGCCGATAGGTCAGGCACGTTGATTTCCACTGGAAATGCCGAAGAAATCCTCTCCAAAACACCTTCCTTTTCACAATTGGAGCAAGAAAAATCCCACTTCTTCGGGGGGGAGAGTTCTATTTCCACTGGAACTTCGGTCAGCGAGACCTCCAGTGATGAATCCGGTGAGGGTGTGGCCGAGGTTTCTGGAGAGGTGCTTCCAGTGGAAGATGTCCGGACTGAAAACAGTTCCACCGAATCTGACGTCCTCCTAGAGGATAATCCTTTGGAGAATAGCTCCCAAGGCCCCCTTGTTGCTGAAAATGAGTATGCCAACGGGAGCGGCTACGGGGACAGTGAGGAGTATTATGAGAACGGCAATGGGGTCAAGCCGAAGATCGTTTACGGTGACTACGGGGTTCCAATAGCCTACGTTGGAGATGAGGTGCTGGAGGAAGAAAAGAGCTACTCGGTTTACCGCGACGTTGTGATAACCCCGAGGGAGGGGTTCGTTTACCGGGCTAGGGAGATCCCTGACGACTGGGAGCTGGTCTTCGACGTCAAGGACGTGAAGTTCGAGGTCCCCAAGGTGAAGAGCGCCGCGAGCAAGGAAGGGGAGATAATAGTCAAGGTGTATGCTGACTACTTTAAGAGTCGGCTGAGGAAGATGCGCCGGATCCTCCGCGAGAACCCAGAGCTCGGAAGTGTCATAGACATCGGCAAGCTGAGCTACGTGGGCGGCGATGAGGAGGTAACCATAATAGGCCTCATCAACAGCAAGAAGGAAACGGCCAAGGGCTTCATGTTCGAGGTCGAGGACAACACGGGGATAATCAAGGTCTTCATAAACCGCAACAACGAGGAGAGCAGGAAGTTCTTCCAGATAATGCCCGACTCTGTCGTTGCCTTCCGTGGCCGCTATTCCAGAAGGGGTCTCTTCTTCGCTGACAAGATATTCCTCCCAGACGTCCCCAAGTTCAAGCGTGAGAAGCCCCCGTTGGAGGAGAAGGTTTACGCGATCCTCTTGAGCGATATCCACGTTGGCTCTAACAAGTTCTGCGAGAAGGCCTTTGAAAGGTTCCTCGAGTGGCTCAACGGTGAGGTGAACAACAGGAAGGAAGAGGAGCTGGTCAGTAGGATAAAGTACATGATAATCGCCGGCGACGTGGTTGATGGGATAGGCATCTATCCCGGCCAGTACAACGAGCTGGCGATTCCCGATATCTTTGACCAGTATGAGGCCCTAACGAACCTTCTCCGCAACGTTCCGGATCACATAACCACCTTCATCGGCCCTGGCAACCACGATGCCGCTAGAACGGCCCTGCCTCAGCCGGGCTTCTACGACGAATACGCCCGTCCACTGAAGAGGCTAAAGAACGCGGTCATAATAAGCAACCCCGCCGTGATAAGGCTCCACGGCAGGGACTTCCTCATAGCTCACGGTAGGGGCATAGAAGACGTCGTCACCGCTCTCCCGAACAGGAGCCACCACAGGCCTGCGGAGGCGATGCTTGACCTGCTGAAGCTCCGCCATCTCGCGCCGACCTTCGGGGAGAAGGTTCCCATAGCGCCTGACCCCGAGGACACGCTCGTCATAGAGTCGGTTCCCGACCTCTTCCAGGCCGGCCACGTCCACGTCATGGAGTACAGGATTTACAACGGCGTCTTCCTGATAAACACCGGCACCTGGCAGGCCCAGACGGAGTTCCAGAAGATGGTGAACATCGTGCCGACCCCTGCGAGGGTCCCGATAATAGACGTTGAGACCGCCCGTCTCCGCGCCGTCGTGAGGTTCGACCAGTTCTGCGAGGGGGTTTGA
- a CDS encoding DNA-directed DNA polymerase II large subunit yields the protein MGEELYSPEMKAYFESLQREIDRAYEVARKARAQGKDPSLEVEVPQATDMAGRVESLVGPPGVAERIRELVREYGKELAALKVVDEIIDGKFGDLGSKEKYAEQAVRTALAILTEGIVSAPLEGIADVKIKRNEWEDNSEYLALYYAGPIRSSGGTAQALSVLVGDYVRKKLGLDRFKPSEKHIERMVEEIDLYHRAVTRLQYHPEADEVRLAMRNIPIEITGEETDKVEVSHRDVPGVETNHLRGGAILVLAEGVLQKAKKLVKYIDKMGVDGWDWIKEFVEAKEKGKKAEDSKPGESKAEDFGAREEVAEKVEKGFYYELYERFRANIAPNKKYTKEIIGGRPLFAEPSTNGGFRLRYGRSRVSGFATWSVNPATMLILDEFIAIGTQMKTERPGKGCIVTPATTVEGPIVKLRDGSVVRVDDYQTALRIRDKIEEILYVGDALVNFGDFVENNQTLLPANYAEEWWVQEFVKAIAETYEVELKPFSDNPREAIEEAAEYIELDPDFLEKLLKDPLRVRPSVEEAVHISKVLDVPLHPYYTLYWNTLEPEEVEELQRALVGAQIEWDEFRKLKFARKVVLDSDPKIKRHLELLGLPHRLERTEDRKKVIVIDYPWSAALLTPLGNLEWEFEAKPLFTVIDIINENNGIKLRDRGISWIGARMGRPEKAKERKMKPPVQVLFPIGLAGGSSRDIKKAAEEGKVTSVEIAFFKCPECGHTGPEHICPRCGTRKELLWHCAKCNVDYSQGEAENFDFRCPKCGTELKPYARRTIKPSELLRAAMENVKVYGIDRLKGVQGMTSGFKMAEPLEKGLLRAKNDVYVFKDGTIRFDATDAPITHFKPREIGTSVEKLRELGYTHDFEGKPLERDDQILELKVQDVILPYEAGKYLLKVARFIDDLLEKFYGLPRFYNAEKMEDLVGHLVIGLAPHTSAGIIGRIIGFSDVLVGYAHPYYHAAKRRNCDGDEDAVMLLLDALLNFSKYYLPEKRGGKMDAPLVVTTRLDPREVDSEVHNMDVVRYYPLEFYSATYEMKSPKEIKFIERVEDRLGKPEMYEGIKFTHDTDDIGLGPKMSLYKQLGDMVEKVERQLALAERIRAVDEHHVAETIINSHLVPDLRGNLRSFTRQEFRCVKCNTKYRRPPLAGKCPKCGGKIVLTVSKGAIEKYLPTAKMLVTKYNVLDYTRQRICLTEKDIKSLFENVFPERQRTLMGFSADVCEKMIKERTGKSNGRNGYLDELKANGKLKKKAEKSKAGTKTEKKSKKADKKTKPSEGLEKAVRKEKSKMKKPKKGISLDEFFGS from the coding sequence ATGGGGGAGGAGCTGTACTCACCTGAAATGAAGGCCTACTTCGAATCCCTCCAGCGCGAGATTGACAGGGCCTACGAGGTTGCGAGAAAGGCCCGCGCTCAGGGAAAAGACCCGAGCCTTGAAGTTGAAGTGCCCCAGGCCACGGACATGGCCGGCCGTGTGGAAAGCCTTGTGGGCCCACCGGGCGTTGCCGAGAGAATAAGAGAGCTAGTCAGGGAGTACGGTAAGGAGCTGGCCGCGTTAAAGGTGGTAGATGAAATCATCGATGGCAAGTTCGGCGATTTGGGAAGCAAGGAGAAATACGCGGAGCAGGCTGTAAGAACCGCTCTTGCCATTCTCACCGAGGGCATCGTCTCGGCCCCCCTTGAGGGAATAGCAGACGTTAAGATCAAGCGCAACGAGTGGGAGGACAACAGCGAGTACTTGGCGCTCTACTACGCGGGACCGATAAGGAGCTCCGGCGGGACGGCCCAGGCTTTAAGCGTTCTCGTCGGCGACTACGTGAGGAAGAAGCTCGGCCTCGACCGCTTCAAGCCCAGCGAGAAGCACATAGAGAGAATGGTCGAGGAGATAGATCTCTACCACCGCGCCGTCACGCGCCTGCAGTACCACCCTGAGGCCGACGAGGTAAGGCTTGCCATGAGGAACATTCCCATCGAGATAACCGGCGAAGAAACGGATAAAGTCGAGGTTTCCCACCGTGACGTTCCCGGCGTTGAAACCAACCACCTGCGCGGTGGAGCTATTCTCGTTCTGGCCGAGGGAGTTCTCCAGAAGGCGAAGAAGCTCGTCAAGTACATAGATAAGATGGGTGTGGACGGCTGGGACTGGATAAAGGAGTTCGTCGAGGCCAAGGAGAAGGGCAAGAAGGCGGAGGATTCCAAACCTGGAGAATCCAAGGCTGAGGATTTCGGCGCCAGGGAGGAAGTTGCCGAAAAAGTTGAGAAGGGCTTCTACTACGAGCTCTACGAGCGCTTTAGGGCCAACATAGCCCCAAACAAGAAGTACACGAAGGAGATAATCGGTGGGAGGCCGCTCTTTGCCGAGCCATCAACCAACGGCGGGTTCAGGCTCAGATACGGTCGCTCCCGCGTCAGCGGGTTCGCCACCTGGAGCGTGAACCCAGCGACGATGCTCATCCTCGACGAGTTCATAGCGATAGGCACCCAGATGAAGACGGAGAGGCCCGGAAAGGGCTGCATCGTAACCCCCGCCACCACCGTCGAGGGACCGATAGTAAAGCTCAGGGACGGGAGCGTGGTGAGGGTAGACGACTACCAAACGGCCCTCAGAATCAGGGACAAAATCGAGGAGATACTCTACGTTGGCGATGCCCTTGTGAACTTCGGAGACTTCGTCGAGAACAACCAGACGCTCCTGCCTGCCAACTACGCCGAGGAATGGTGGGTTCAGGAGTTCGTCAAAGCCATAGCGGAGACCTACGAGGTCGAGCTTAAGCCCTTCTCCGACAACCCGCGCGAGGCCATCGAGGAGGCGGCGGAATACATTGAGCTCGACCCAGATTTCCTGGAGAAGCTCCTCAAGGACCCCCTCCGCGTGAGGCCGAGCGTCGAGGAGGCGGTGCACATCTCAAAGGTTCTCGACGTTCCCCTTCACCCGTACTACACCCTCTACTGGAACACGCTGGAGCCGGAGGAGGTTGAGGAGCTCCAGAGGGCCCTTGTGGGTGCCCAAATCGAGTGGGACGAGTTCAGAAAGCTCAAGTTCGCGAGGAAGGTAGTCCTCGACAGCGATCCAAAGATAAAGCGCCACCTTGAACTGCTCGGCCTCCCCCACAGGCTTGAGCGGACCGAGGACAGGAAAAAGGTCATCGTGATAGACTACCCCTGGAGTGCAGCTCTGCTCACACCCCTGGGCAACCTCGAGTGGGAGTTCGAGGCCAAGCCCCTCTTCACGGTCATCGACATCATCAACGAGAACAACGGGATCAAGCTCCGCGACAGGGGAATCAGCTGGATCGGCGCTCGTATGGGCAGGCCGGAGAAGGCCAAGGAGAGGAAGATGAAGCCGCCTGTTCAGGTTCTCTTCCCCATAGGCCTCGCCGGTGGAAGCTCGCGCGACATAAAGAAGGCCGCCGAGGAAGGAAAGGTAACGAGCGTGGAGATAGCCTTCTTCAAGTGCCCGGAGTGCGGCCACACCGGGCCTGAGCACATCTGCCCGCGCTGTGGGACACGGAAGGAGCTTCTCTGGCACTGCGCCAAGTGCAACGTTGATTACTCGCAGGGTGAGGCCGAGAACTTTGACTTCCGCTGTCCGAAGTGCGGAACCGAGCTTAAGCCATACGCGAGGAGAACCATAAAGCCCTCCGAGCTTCTCCGCGCCGCGATGGAGAACGTCAAGGTCTACGGCATCGACAGGCTCAAGGGCGTCCAGGGTATGACCTCTGGCTTTAAGATGGCAGAACCGCTTGAGAAGGGCCTGCTGAGGGCCAAAAACGACGTCTACGTCTTTAAAGATGGAACGATTCGCTTCGACGCCACCGATGCCCCCATAACCCACTTCAAGCCGAGGGAAATTGGAACGAGCGTTGAAAAATTGAGGGAGCTCGGCTACACCCACGACTTCGAGGGCAAGCCCCTTGAGCGGGACGACCAGATACTCGAGCTTAAAGTCCAGGACGTCATACTGCCCTACGAGGCAGGGAAATATCTCCTCAAGGTGGCTCGCTTCATAGACGACCTCCTTGAGAAGTTCTACGGCCTGCCGAGGTTCTACAACGCCGAGAAGATGGAGGATCTCGTCGGGCACCTCGTTATAGGTTTAGCCCCACACACCTCGGCCGGAATCATCGGCAGGATAATCGGCTTTTCGGACGTTCTCGTTGGCTACGCTCACCCGTACTATCATGCAGCTAAAAGGCGCAACTGTGACGGCGACGAGGACGCTGTCATGCTCCTCCTCGATGCACTGCTCAACTTCAGCAAGTACTACCTGCCCGAGAAGCGCGGCGGCAAGATGGACGCTCCGCTCGTCGTTACCACACGCCTCGACCCGCGCGAGGTGGACAGTGAGGTCCACAACATGGACGTGGTCCGCTACTATCCCCTTGAATTCTACAGCGCCACCTACGAGATGAAGTCTCCGAAGGAGATTAAGTTCATCGAGCGCGTTGAGGACAGGCTCGGCAAACCGGAGATGTACGAGGGCATAAAGTTCACCCACGATACGGACGACATCGGCCTCGGCCCGAAGATGAGCCTGTACAAACAGCTCGGCGATATGGTGGAGAAGGTGGAGCGCCAGCTCGCCCTCGCCGAGCGCATTCGCGCGGTGGACGAGCACCACGTTGCCGAAACGATAATCAACTCCCACCTCGTCCCGGATTTGAGGGGCAACCTGAGGAGCTTCACCCGTCAGGAGTTCAGGTGTGTGAAATGCAACACGAAGTACCGCAGACCGCCGCTGGCCGGCAAATGCCCGAAGTGCGGCGGTAAGATAGTCCTTACCGTCAGCAAGGGCGCCATAGAGAAGTACCTGCCAACGGCCAAGATGCTCGTCACGAAGTACAACGTGCTCGACTACACGAGGCAGAGGATATGCCTGACCGAGAAGGACATAAAGTCCCTCTTCGAGAACGTCTTCCCGGAGAGACAGAGGACGCTTATGGGATTCTCCGCCGACGTATGCGAGAAGATGATAAAGGAGCGGACGGGCAAATCCAACGGTCGGAACGGCTACCTCGACGAGCTGAAGGCCAACGGGAAGCTCAAGAAAAAGGCCGAAAAGTCAAAGGCCGGGACGAAAACTGAAAAGAAGTCCAAAAAAGCCGATAAGAAAACAAAACCCTCCGAGGGTCTGGAAAAGGCCGTCAGGAAGGAGAAGTCAAAGATGAAAAAGCCCAAGAAGGGCATCAGCCTCGACGAGTTCTTTGGCTCCTAG